In one window of Branchiostoma floridae strain S238N-H82 chromosome 14, Bfl_VNyyK, whole genome shotgun sequence DNA:
- the LOC118431165 gene encoding uncharacterized protein LOC118431165, translated as MSSSNSYISSLEPNDRTRYFEKLMVSVEDAGDSSNPEVTGSAVTGDGVRLPDPYSLTGWKDDLSLWPDTDYGCIYTYLIEAPGPFNGEAMKAYKSLEAYNLFISGHVRECRYHPIGKNVKVCFLKAKVVPGQRVTETPHNPWVCLTKKEGYVMAAHCTCMAGLGEVCSHVAALLFAVEASRSLQEKRTSCTSRKAVWNKYYKDKVDPQRAEDMDFSHPKHGVQIKKARRKPQCDVPPLSEEEAASAFSQLRKLCPTASAVIKEEEDTDTASEDESDVNTETLPPVVYRSCHPAKVPVTSVSVDSILEDVRCNPEQITNLNKATVGQSKSALWRQQRKGRVTSTSMHDVLHASNPTTAVRKVMQYDCKDLSQVPAIQWGMKQEEKARQQYLEATLCICKDVKLEEVGLILYKDFPFIGASPDGMRQCSCHGRTVIEIKCPYKYRDIYPAADLCLSDANYCLDKDCKLKTGHRYYTQVQTHMLVTGVSTCDFVVWTNAGMVVVNVPRDQSLLNVMLSTCVQFVKSSLIPEILTHKLQCGDSGVDVTFQEDDDPNKRYCSCQKPAYGRMVKCDNNECESEWFHYKCAGIKRKPRGHWFCPSCQC; from the exons ATGAGTTCTTCAAACAGCTACATTAGCTCTTTGGAGCCTAATGACCGAACCAGGTATTTTGAGAAATTAATGGTAAGTGTCGAAGACGCCGGCGATagttcaaacccggaagtgactggttcggcggtgactggtgacggtgtacgcctacctgacccatacagtctgacag GTTGGAAGGATGATTTGAGCCTCTGGCCAGATACGGACTATGGGTGCATCTACACCTACCTAATCGAGGCTCCAGGTCCGTTTAACGGAGAAGCCATGAAAGCCTATAAATCCCTGGAGGCGTACAATCTCTTTATAAGTGGCCATGTGAGGGAGTGCAGGTACCACCCTAttggaaaaaatgtgaaggtctgcttccttaaggccaaggttgtgccag gacagaGAGTAACAGAGACTCCTCACAACCCATGGgtgtgtttgaccaaaaaagagggTTATGTCATGgcagctcactgcacttgtatggcagg ATTGGGAGAGGTCTGCAGCCATGTGGCTGCACTGCTGTTCGCAGTGGAGGCCTCCAGGTCTCTTCAGGAAAAACGGACGTCATGCACCAGCAGAAAGGCCGTGtggaacaaatattacaaagataag gttgATCCACAAAGGGCTGAGGACATGGACTTTTCGCACCCTAAACATGGAGTCCAGATCAAGAAGGCGCGCCGGAAGCCGCAGTGTGATGTGCCACCACTCAGTGAAGAAGAGGCCGCTTCTGCTTTCTCACAACTGAGGAAGCTGTGTCCCACTGCCAGTGCTGTCATTAAAGAGGAGGAGGACACAGACACAGCATCAGAAGATGAGTCAGATGTCAACACAGAGACGCTTCCCCCTGTGGTATACAGGTCTTGTCATCCAGCCAAAGtccctgttactagtgttagtgtaGACAGCATCCTTGAGGATGTTCGGTGCAACCCCGAGCAAATCACAAACCTCAACAAAGCTACAGTGGGGCAGTCCAAGTCTGCTTTATGGCGTCAGCAACGCAAGGGTCGTGTGACTTCTACATCCATGCATGATGTCCTTCATGCATCAAACCCCACCACTGCAGTACGGAAGGTCATGCAATATGACTGCAAGGATTTGAGCCAA GTTCCAGCTATACAATGGGGGATGAAACAGGAGGAGAAGGCAAGGCAACAGTACCTGGAAGCTACCTTGTGCATCTGCAAGGATGTGAAATTGGAGGAAGTGGGGCTCATTCTCTACAAGGATTTTCCCTTCATAG GTGCATCTCCTGATGGGATGAGACAGTGTTCATGCCATGGAAGAACTGTGATTGAGATCAAGTGCCCATACAAGTACAGGGACATCTATCCTGCTGCAGATCTGTGTCTATCAGATGCCAACTACTGTTTAGATAAGGATTGTAAGCTAAAGACAGGGCACAGATATTACACCCAAGTCCAGACACATATGCTGGTTACCGGTGTCTCAACATGTGATTTTGTAGTGTGGACTAATGCAGGCATGGTTGTAGTAAATGTTCCAAGGGACCAGTCACtgttaaatgtaatgttgtctACATGTGTCCAGTTTGTAAAGTCCAGTCTTATCCCTGAGATACTGACCCACAAGTTACAGTGTGGAGACTCTGGAGTAGATGTGACTTTCCAGGAAGATGATGACCCAAACAAACGTTACTGTTCTTGTCAGAAACCAGCATATGGTAGGATGGTAAAGTGTGATAACAATGAATGTGAGTCAGAATGGTTCCATTACAAATGTGCTGGCATCAAGAGAAAACCAAGGGGCCATTGGTTCTGTCCCAGTTGTCAATGCTAA
- the LOC118431010 gene encoding uncharacterized protein LOC118431010: MALVALFVLCVVAAFPGQCLGAANPPEGQCCYYNWGGPKKLHFYVCCNNCDENDGDPVCGGTVYDKASDGDYCGKCGEDDGIARSKNEPFDCGGCAGQTTVKAVCDRRYWWVFKGFCWVWADCFALRCKRLFPQDGEDKQALLQSGSYMYDAFCGNDECDPGEDHYNCPFDCCPRYNPETCRRGCNYQCPPLCCSQPGCCMG; the protein is encoded by the exons ATGGCACTTGTAGCGCTGTTCGTACTCTGTGTGGTCGCCGCGTTCCCAGGCCAGTGCCTGGGCGCTGCTAATCCCCCTGAGGGGCAATGCTGCTATTACAATTGGGGCGGCCCGAAGAAACTGCACTTCTATGTCTGTTGCAACAACTGTGACGAGAATGACGGAGACCCCGTATGCGGCGGG ACTGTCTACGATAAAGCCAGTGATGGGGACTACTGCGGTAAATGCGGGGAAGACGATGGCATTGCCCGGAGCAAGAACGAGCCCTTTGACTGTGGGGGCTGCGCAGGCCAAACTACAGTGAAGGCCGT GTGCGATAGGAGGTACTGGTGGGTTTTCAAGGGATTTTGCTGGGTCTGGGCTGATTGCTTTGCACTGCGCTGTAAGAGGCTTTTCCCCCAAGATGGAGAAGATAAACAGGCCTTGCTGCAAAGTGGCAG ttacatgtatgatgcaTTTTGTGGGAACGACGAGTGTGATCCCGGCGAAGACCACTACAACTGTCCTTTCGACTGCTGCCCCAGGTACAACCCGGAGACGTGTAGGCGCGGTTGCAATTACCAGTGTCCACCGTTATGCTGTTCGCAACCTGGCTGTTGCATGGGCTAA
- the LOC118429969 gene encoding uncharacterized protein LOC118429969 has product MSHLALLVLCAAAALPGRCRGADGEVPEDLQQAPEGQCAYFKDGGLLHMQHYVCCNDCDENNGQPVCGKTTYLASAKGAYCGPCGQDLGAGEPVSTFRCGGCEGQAAVRERCDKRYIYAGAAFCWLHSKCLELRCERAALAAAQGDGSDDEPYCGDGRCDRGRGEDGSSCPFDCCPYVNDTECRHPHHCSKCPPVCCAEPGCCLD; this is encoded by the exons ATGTCTCACCTCGCGCTCCTGGTTCTCTGTGCGGCCGCCGCGCTGCCCGGCCGGTGTCGGGGAGCCGACGGGGAGGTTCCCGAGGACTTGCAGCAGGCTCCCGAGGGGCAGTGCGCTTACTTCAAAGATGGCGGGCTGCTGCACATGCAGCACTACGTCTGCTGCAACGACTGCGACGAGAACAACGGGCAGCCCGTCTGCGGCAAG ACCACGTACCTCGCGTCCGCTAAAGGCGCTTACTGCGGGCCGTGCGGGCAGGACCTGGGGGCCGGGGAGCCGGTCAGCACGTTCCGCTGCGGGGGCTGTGAGGGCCAGGCCGCGGTCAGGGAGAG gtgcGACAAGCGGTACATCTACGCCGGCGCGGCGTTCTGCTGGCTGCACAGTAAGTGCCTGGAGCTGCGCTGTGAGAGAGCCGCCCTGGCAGCCGCACAAGGGGACGG CTCTGACGACGAGCCCTACTGTGGCGACGGCCGCTGTGACCGTGGCCGTGGCGAGGACGGCAGCAGCTGCCCGTTCGACTGCTGCCCGTACGTTAACGACACCGAGTGCCGCCACCCGCACCACTGCAGCAAGTGCCCGCCCGTCTGCTGCGCCGAGCCCGGCTGCTGCCTGGACTGA
- the LOC118430712 gene encoding uncharacterized protein LOC118430712, translated as MPPMYLLVLLLSQCTFSHSSASLSDVKSFSGRTLLVDGPRLRHLCKVPPTEGLTPNSLVLVTHKCNELLELLVQNTTQDDFSKVLLCTRGDLSQGQEAMVAWLQEELK; from the exons ATGCCTCCCATGTATCTACTTGTGCTTCTGCTCTCCCAGTGTACCTTCAGCCACAGCAGTGCTTCCCTGTCGGATGTGAAGAGTTTCAGCGGCCGAACGCTACTTGTGGACGGGCCTCGGCTGAGACACCTGTGCAAGGTTCCTCCTACGGAAGGGCTGACTCCCAACTCTCTGGTCCTGGTGACACATAAG TGTAACGAGTTGTTGGAGCTTCTAGTGCAGAACACGACTCAAGACGACTTCAGCAAGGTTCTCCTGTGCACGAGAGGTGACCTTTCCCAAGGTCAGGAGGCCATGGTGGCCTGGCTTCAGGAGGAGTTAAAGTAG